A stretch of the Snodgrassella alvi genome encodes the following:
- a CDS encoding lysophospholipid acyltransferase family protein, with amino-acid sequence MQKLVYFVFSLLALIPLPVLQGIGSILGRLGFYFATSERERTTKNLHFSKIAANDQQAEKLVKSIFAETAKSGLELSIAWTRSSNHIVSLFKEVHGWKHIEEAIANKHGLLLITPHLGNYDLAGRYLSEKLPFPLTAMYRPPKISWLESVMNNGRVRDNGYTAPANMQGVKQVVRALKNKEATIILPDQVPGEGEGVWANFFDRPAYTMTLASRLAIMPNVTALFFCGERLPYGRGFALHIAPLTGTLTGNREHDAQIINNNVEKWVKRFPSQYLFGYNRYKKRKNIPLP; translated from the coding sequence CATCGGCTCAATACTGGGGCGCCTTGGCTTTTACTTCGCCACCAGTGAACGTGAACGCACAACCAAAAATCTGCATTTTAGCAAAATTGCTGCCAACGACCAACAAGCAGAAAAACTAGTCAAATCCATTTTTGCTGAAACTGCCAAGAGCGGATTAGAGCTGTCCATCGCATGGACCCGCTCCAGCAACCACATCGTATCCTTGTTCAAAGAAGTGCACGGCTGGAAACACATTGAAGAAGCCATTGCAAATAAACACGGGCTGCTCCTTATTACCCCGCATCTAGGCAATTACGACCTTGCCGGCCGCTACTTGAGCGAAAAACTACCATTCCCTCTCACTGCCATGTACCGGCCACCCAAAATAAGCTGGCTGGAAAGCGTCATGAATAACGGCCGCGTGCGTGACAACGGCTACACCGCACCAGCCAACATGCAAGGCGTTAAACAAGTAGTACGGGCATTAAAAAACAAAGAAGCCACCATCATCTTGCCTGATCAGGTGCCTGGAGAAGGTGAAGGCGTCTGGGCCAACTTTTTTGACCGGCCAGCCTATACCATGACACTGGCTTCACGGCTTGCCATCATGCCTAATGTAACAGCCCTATTCTTTTGCGGCGAACGCCTACCCTATGGCCGCGGCTTTGCCCTGCACATCGCCCCACTTACTGGCACACTCACCGGCAACAGAGAACATGATGCACAAATCATCAATAACAATGTCGAAAAGTGGGTTAAACGTTTTCCCAGCCAATACCTATTTGGCTACAATCGTTACAAAAAACGCAAGAACATACCTCTTCCCTAG